A genome region from Archaeoglobus fulgidus DSM 4304 includes the following:
- a CDS encoding geranylgeranyl reductase family protein, with the protein MDVVVAGVGIAGAFALRALDKSLDVVGIDKREKLGYPVECGEIIPTKREMKALLPDLDDYSLFDIPKRFESNLTKEVHFVLPNGKTFEIDFEFHVVRRDEMIQTIAEESSHKLLLNKRIKAFRDGKIVLEEGEVGAEVYVASDGPNSKIARSLGMPKPELSPAKQYVMKGVECNEDVVYMYIGRKISPGAYAWIIPKGKGVANVGIGFRPEYASRGDTIVKALDHFVREYPYSSPFLKDAEVVSSIGAVVPIDRPFESAVKGNVLFAGDAASMVISHVGGGIPTAMVAGDAAARVINGFFNGENDLQLYDSLWKKYLYKPLMNAYTIKRIWDRFSDSDDKVSRLLSLASNADMNKILRCRIPLKIKLLSPFLPIVQKLI; encoded by the coding sequence ATGGATGTTGTGGTTGCTGGCGTTGGCATCGCCGGCGCCTTCGCTTTAAGGGCTCTGGACAAATCACTGGATGTTGTAGGAATTGATAAGAGGGAGAAGCTCGGCTATCCGGTTGAGTGTGGAGAGATTATTCCAACCAAGCGTGAGATGAAGGCCCTCCTTCCTGATCTTGACGATTACAGCCTCTTTGACATTCCGAAAAGGTTTGAGAGCAACCTAACCAAGGAGGTTCACTTTGTTCTGCCTAATGGAAAAACCTTCGAGATCGACTTCGAGTTTCATGTTGTAAGGCGTGACGAGATGATTCAAACAATTGCCGAAGAAAGCAGTCACAAGCTTCTGCTCAATAAAAGAATTAAGGCCTTCAGGGATGGCAAAATTGTTCTTGAAGAGGGTGAGGTGGGGGCTGAGGTTTACGTCGCCTCCGACGGGCCAAATTCCAAGATTGCCAGATCTCTGGGAATGCCTAAGCCTGAGCTTTCCCCTGCTAAGCAGTACGTGATGAAGGGGGTTGAGTGCAACGAGGACGTTGTTTACATGTACATCGGCCGAAAAATCTCCCCCGGCGCTTACGCTTGGATCATTCCAAAGGGAAAGGGAGTTGCCAACGTGGGAATAGGCTTCAGGCCCGAATACGCAAGCAGGGGCGATACCATTGTGAAAGCCCTCGACCACTTCGTGAGGGAGTATCCCTACTCCTCTCCCTTCCTGAAGGATGCCGAGGTTGTCAGCTCAATAGGCGCTGTAGTCCCCATAGACCGGCCCTTTGAAAGTGCTGTAAAAGGGAACGTGCTTTTTGCCGGAGATGCGGCGAGCATGGTGATAAGCCACGTTGGGGGTGGAATTCCGACGGCAATGGTTGCCGGAGATGCTGCGGCGAGAGTAATCAACGGCTTTTTCAACGGTGAGAACGACCTTCAGCTTTACGACAGCTTGTGGAAAAAGTACCTCTACAAGCCTTTAATGAACGCTTACACGATTAAGAGAATCTGGGACAGGTTCTCGGACAGCGACGATAAAGTCAGCAGGCTTTTGAGCCTTGCGAGCAATGCGGATATGAACAAAATCCTCCGCTGCAGAATTCCGTTGAAGATAAAACTTCTATCCCCCTTTCTCCCAATAGTCCAGAAGCTAATCTGA
- a CDS encoding sensor histidine kinase, giving the protein MNWKKFLEELPAGVAILDENFNVLLLNSRIAEKTGLTAETVKNPLQTVHPEDLPKAMEAFGKIRAGKEDEVEYPLLLRVVRKGGYQWNEIRWKVVEDGGKRYYLFVFTDVTQRIEMQKRIEDLLEYVRLLNSILRHDILNILTTISSYAELLEDGFNRKFLDKIKEAVSKGVELIKKIRELETSTSESLRPFNLRDVIEEAAKGYDVEVIVEGNASVLANDGIYSVFENLIGNSVKHGGAGRIEVKIEASDRVYVAYRDDGTGIPINVVDRVFEKGFSTAGSTGMGLFIVKKLVESFGGEIRLENSNRGARFVLTFPLLENRT; this is encoded by the coding sequence GTGAACTGGAAAAAATTCCTTGAAGAGTTACCGGCAGGGGTAGCAATTCTGGATGAGAATTTCAACGTTTTACTGCTTAACAGCAGAATAGCTGAAAAGACCGGCCTGACAGCTGAAACCGTGAAAAATCCTCTGCAAACCGTGCATCCCGAAGACCTACCGAAGGCTATGGAAGCGTTTGGAAAAATCAGAGCGGGAAAAGAAGATGAGGTTGAATACCCCCTCCTCCTAAGGGTTGTAAGAAAGGGCGGTTACCAGTGGAACGAGATAAGGTGGAAGGTTGTTGAGGATGGGGGGAAGAGGTACTATTTGTTTGTATTCACCGATGTTACCCAAAGGATTGAAATGCAGAAAAGGATCGAAGACCTTCTCGAGTACGTCAGGCTGCTCAACAGCATTTTGAGGCACGACATTCTGAACATTTTAACCACGATAAGCTCCTACGCTGAACTGCTGGAGGATGGGTTCAACAGGAAGTTTCTGGACAAGATAAAGGAGGCGGTATCCAAAGGAGTTGAGCTTATAAAGAAAATCCGTGAGCTTGAAACCTCAACAAGTGAGAGTCTGAGGCCCTTTAATCTGAGGGATGTCATCGAAGAGGCTGCGAAGGGATACGATGTTGAGGTTATTGTTGAGGGCAACGCTTCGGTTCTCGCAAACGACGGAATTTACAGCGTATTTGAGAACCTAATAGGAAACTCCGTGAAGCACGGAGGGGCAGGCAGAATAGAGGTTAAGATTGAAGCGTCAGACCGGGTTTACGTGGCATACAGGGATGATGGGACAGGAATTCCGATAAATGTTGTGGACAGAGTGTTTGAGAAAGGGTTTTCCACGGCAGGAAGCACGGGAATGGGGCTTTTTATCGTAAAGAAGCTTGTGGAGAGCTTTGGAGGTGAAATCAGGCTTGAGAATTCGAACAGGGGGGCGAGGTTCGTCCTGACCTTCCCCTTACTCGAAAATCGAACCTAA
- the rbcL gene encoding type III ribulose-bisphosphate carboxylase: MAEFEIYREYVDKSYEPQKDDIVAVFRITPAEGFTIEDAAGAVAAESSTGTWTSLHPWYDEERVKGLSAKAYDFVDLGDGSSIVRIAYPSELFEPHNMPGLLASIAGNVFGMKRVKGLRLEDLQLPKSFLKDFKGPSKGKEGVKKIFGVADRPIVGTVPKPKVGYSAEEVEKLAYELLSGGMDYIKDDENLTSPAYCRFEERAERIMKVIEKVEAETGEKKSWFANITADVREMERRLKLVAELGNPHVMVDVVITGWGALEYIRDLAEDYDLAIHGHRAMHAAFTRNAKHGISMFVLAKLYRIIGIDQLHIGTAGAGKLEGQKWDTVQNARIFSEVEYTPDEGDAFHLSQNFHHIKPAMPVSSGGLHPGNLEPVIDALGKEIVIQVGGGVLGHPMGAKAGAKAVRQALDAIISAIPLEEHAKQHPELQAALEKWGRVTPI; encoded by the coding sequence ATGGCGGAGTTTGAGATTTACAGAGAGTATGTTGACAAAAGCTACGAGCCGCAGAAGGATGACATCGTTGCAGTTTTCAGGATAACTCCCGCCGAGGGCTTCACTATTGAGGACGCCGCCGGCGCTGTTGCGGCGGAGAGCAGCACGGGGACTTGGACATCCCTTCATCCATGGTATGATGAGGAAAGGGTTAAGGGGCTTTCAGCAAAGGCTTACGATTTCGTGGATTTGGGTGATGGTAGCAGCATAGTCAGAATTGCTTACCCATCTGAGCTTTTCGAGCCCCACAACATGCCGGGTTTGCTTGCCTCTATTGCCGGAAACGTTTTCGGCATGAAGAGGGTGAAGGGGCTGAGGCTTGAGGATTTGCAGCTGCCAAAGTCCTTCCTCAAGGACTTCAAGGGGCCATCGAAGGGAAAGGAGGGTGTAAAGAAAATTTTTGGTGTTGCAGACAGGCCCATTGTCGGGACTGTGCCAAAGCCGAAGGTTGGCTACTCTGCAGAGGAGGTTGAAAAGCTGGCTTACGAGCTTCTTTCAGGCGGGATGGACTACATCAAGGATGACGAGAACCTCACAAGTCCTGCATACTGCAGATTCGAGGAGAGGGCGGAGAGGATAATGAAGGTCATCGAGAAGGTTGAGGCTGAAACGGGCGAGAAGAAGTCTTGGTTCGCCAACATCACCGCAGATGTGAGGGAGATGGAGAGGAGGCTGAAGCTTGTAGCTGAACTCGGCAATCCGCACGTTATGGTTGATGTCGTAATAACCGGCTGGGGGGCGCTTGAGTACATCAGAGACCTTGCGGAGGATTACGATTTGGCCATACACGGCCATAGAGCTATGCATGCAGCCTTCACCCGCAATGCTAAGCACGGCATATCGATGTTCGTTCTGGCAAAGCTCTACCGCATAATCGGCATCGACCAGCTCCACATAGGGACTGCAGGAGCGGGAAAGCTTGAGGGGCAGAAGTGGGACACCGTGCAGAACGCGAGAATTTTCAGCGAGGTTGAGTACACTCCAGATGAGGGCGACGCATTCCATCTCAGCCAGAACTTCCACCACATAAAGCCGGCGATGCCCGTTTCATCTGGCGGACTGCATCCAGGAAATCTGGAGCCGGTAATCGACGCCCTCGGCAAGGAGATAGTCATTCAGGTTGGTGGGGGAGTTCTTGGCCACCCGATGGGAGCAAAGGCGGGGGCAAAGGCTGTGAGGCAGGCTCTTGATGCCATCATCTCTGCAATCCCGCTGGAGGAGCATGCAAAGCAGCATCCGGAGCTACAGGCCGCTCTGGAGAAGTGGGGCAGGGTTACGCCAATCTAA
- a CDS encoding radical SAM protein, with amino-acid sequence MTYDFPPFRPPSEAGSYLIRAVRGCNWNRCAFCAMYKGMKFELRKKEDVLRDIDSIPKYFPPSRTAFIGDSNPLIHPDIAEIVRYLREKRKEVERVTAYARIKTIAKMPESRLEELKEAGLTRLHMGLEKRG; translated from the coding sequence ATGACCTACGACTTTCCGCCCTTCCGCCCGCCGAGCGAGGCTGGAAGCTACCTGATAAGGGCGGTGAGGGGTTGCAACTGGAACAGGTGTGCCTTCTGCGCGATGTACAAGGGGATGAAGTTCGAGCTCAGGAAGAAGGAGGACGTTTTAAGGGACATCGACAGCATCCCCAAATACTTCCCGCCCTCCAGAACGGCCTTCATCGGAGACTCAAATCCCCTCATCCATCCCGACATAGCGGAGATAGTCCGCTATTTGAGAGAGAAAAGGAAGGAGGTGGAGAGAGTCACGGCTTACGCCAGAATTAAGACAATCGCAAAAATGCCGGAAAGCAGGCTGGAGGAACTCAAAGAAGCTGGACTGACGAGGCTGCACATGGGGCTTGAGAAGCGGGGATAG
- a CDS encoding UbiD family decarboxylase, whose translation MGIKTQKNFICLKRTFSMNLRDAISVANPVQLEEEIKHDEVVSFLKSKNLLDKPVILNVEGKKVAKNFVSSRETLGKYLGVDAYSIARELSKIEDREAEIRVEPFSSLAMKKVDVNLQELPVIKYFPRDGGRYITAGIVIAQRNGVYNASIHRMLLLDESRVAARLVPPRHTYLMWREAVEREEELEVAVVIGTHPLFLFASATRVPSGKEFSYAAGLMGRLTLYRKGEMLVPDSEIILFGRITAETAKEGPFVDITGTYDIVRDEPVIVFDEMYVKEDYIYYSITPAGKEHQMLMGVPYEPVIYRFVSNVCKVKNVITTPGSCHYFHCVVQIEKKSEGDGKNAIIAALAANPSMKGVVVVDDDIDILSYEDMEFAIATRFQPDRDLVVVKGARGSSLDPSADKTTSKWGIDATKPLGKEGFDRVV comes from the coding sequence GTGGGCATAAAAACTCAAAAAAACTTTATTTGTTTGAAGCGCACATTCAGCATGAACCTCCGCGATGCAATCTCCGTTGCGAATCCGGTTCAACTTGAGGAGGAAATAAAACACGATGAGGTAGTATCTTTCCTCAAATCGAAAAATCTGCTTGATAAGCCCGTAATTCTTAACGTTGAGGGGAAGAAGGTTGCCAAGAATTTTGTTTCGTCGAGGGAAACCCTTGGAAAGTATCTGGGTGTTGACGCTTACAGCATCGCCAGAGAGCTGTCCAAAATCGAGGACAGAGAAGCTGAGATTCGCGTTGAGCCCTTTTCATCTCTTGCGATGAAGAAGGTTGACGTCAACCTTCAGGAGCTTCCCGTCATCAAGTATTTCCCCCGCGATGGGGGGAGGTACATCACGGCCGGAATCGTTATAGCTCAGAGAAATGGCGTTTACAATGCCAGCATCCACCGAATGCTCCTTCTTGATGAAAGTAGAGTTGCAGCCCGCCTTGTACCCCCGAGACACACTTATCTTATGTGGAGGGAGGCTGTTGAGCGGGAAGAGGAGCTTGAGGTGGCTGTTGTTATAGGCACCCACCCCCTCTTCCTCTTCGCCTCTGCCACAAGAGTTCCCTCAGGGAAGGAGTTCAGCTATGCTGCAGGCTTAATGGGGAGACTAACTCTCTACAGAAAAGGTGAGATGCTCGTTCCCGACTCCGAGATAATCCTCTTTGGCAGAATCACGGCTGAGACAGCTAAGGAAGGGCCTTTTGTTGACATCACGGGCACCTACGATATTGTGAGAGACGAGCCGGTCATAGTTTTCGACGAGATGTACGTAAAGGAGGATTACATCTACTACTCAATAACCCCCGCAGGAAAGGAGCACCAGATGCTCATGGGTGTGCCTTACGAGCCGGTCATTTACAGATTCGTCTCCAACGTGTGCAAGGTTAAGAACGTCATAACCACTCCGGGAAGCTGCCACTACTTCCACTGCGTGGTTCAGATTGAAAAGAAGTCTGAAGGAGACGGAAAAAATGCAATAATAGCTGCGCTCGCAGCGAATCCGAGCATGAAGGGTGTTGTGGTTGTTGATGACGACATCGACATTCTCAGCTACGAGGACATGGAGTTCGCCATTGCAACGAGATTTCAGCCGGATAGGGATCTGGTGGTGGTGAAGGGAGCGAGGGGCAGCAGCCTCGACCCCTCTGCCGACAAAACAACCTCAAAGTGGGGCATAGATGCCACAAAGCCCCTGGGAAAGGAAGGCTTCGATAGAGTTGTTTAG
- a CDS encoding 4Fe-4S binding protein, protein MEVERDLEMLEDGKFRYFQKAEDELRELYYDYKWCNGCGICVYACPVNAIELGPVHDIAIGLDMPPVIIDHLKCAYCGICYSFCPFNALDFYINGERVDKSSLTLSPVMYTYKYETCRECTLCYKVCPTNAIKREVKITRQQIEEKNEGIEGKVEIDRDKCNLCGICAEFCEVFKMVEKEPHPEDVMPYSDILIDETACDYCKLCEEVCPEEAIKVEGKRISFQLPEKIAEITIDQELCSHCSYCEEVCPYDAAKTIKPMEGKLELFEARMARCDPVGCAACIIICKHNRVWYVSKDKGRVHFNEKFCIYCGACENACPYDLIKVTRKSYFTKEVATDAPWREAWEEAVERIVEKSRVEEPFKFFIEEEELEVEEEELVVQPVDELRLKALQERIGVLENVLKKARYRRALESGDSEVFVRGVKRALGEDKGEEKQKA, encoded by the coding sequence ATGGAGGTTGAAAGAGACCTCGAAATGCTGGAGGATGGAAAGTTCAGATATTTTCAGAAAGCAGAAGATGAGCTTAGAGAGCTCTATTACGATTACAAGTGGTGTAATGGATGTGGAATTTGTGTTTATGCCTGCCCTGTCAACGCAATCGAGCTTGGGCCCGTTCACGATATCGCGATAGGGCTCGACATGCCCCCTGTGATTATAGACCACCTCAAATGCGCCTACTGCGGAATCTGCTACTCCTTCTGCCCATTCAACGCCCTTGATTTTTACATCAATGGAGAGAGGGTGGATAAATCTTCTCTAACTCTCTCGCCCGTGATGTACACCTACAAGTACGAGACATGCAGAGAGTGCACACTCTGCTACAAGGTCTGCCCCACCAATGCCATTAAGAGGGAAGTAAAGATTACACGCCAGCAGATTGAGGAGAAGAACGAGGGGATTGAGGGGAAGGTTGAGATTGACAGGGATAAGTGCAATTTGTGCGGAATATGTGCAGAATTCTGCGAAGTTTTCAAGATGGTTGAGAAGGAGCCGCACCCTGAGGATGTGATGCCCTACTCAGACATTCTGATTGACGAAACTGCCTGCGACTACTGCAAGCTCTGTGAAGAGGTTTGCCCTGAGGAGGCCATAAAGGTTGAGGGGAAGAGAATATCCTTCCAGCTTCCCGAAAAAATTGCCGAGATAACCATTGATCAGGAGCTATGCTCTCACTGCTCCTACTGCGAGGAGGTTTGCCCATACGATGCTGCGAAAACCATAAAGCCGATGGAAGGGAAGCTCGAGCTTTTTGAGGCGAGAATGGCTCGCTGCGATCCAGTAGGATGTGCAGCCTGCATAATAATCTGCAAGCACAACAGGGTTTGGTACGTTTCGAAGGATAAGGGAAGGGTGCACTTCAACGAGAAGTTCTGCATTTACTGCGGTGCGTGCGAGAATGCCTGCCCGTATGACCTGATAAAGGTCACAAGAAAGAGCTACTTCACCAAGGAGGTTGCAACAGACGCTCCCTGGAGAGAAGCTTGGGAGGAGGCTGTTGAGAGAATTGTGGAGAAGAGTAGAGTCGAGGAGCCGTTCAAGTTCTTCATAGAGGAGGAGGAGCTTGAGGTTGAGGAGGAGGAGCTTGTTGTTCAGCCAGTTGATGAGTTAAGGCTGAAGGCACTCCAGGAGAGAATCGGAGTTTTGGAGAATGTCTTAAAAAAGGCGAGGTATAGAAGGGCTCTGGAGAGCGGGGATTCAGAGGTGTTTGTGAGAGGTGTTAAGCGTGCACTTGGAGAGGATAAGGGGGAGGAGAAGCAGAAAGCTTGA
- the hisS gene encoding histidine--tRNA ligase, producing MKIERPRGTRDFLPDEMERRREIEKRMRKIAESFGYREVATPTFEYLELFTRKSGEGIIEEMYVFKDKSGRDLALRPELTAPVMRMFVNECSVMPKPLRFYYFANCFRYERPQKGRYREFWQFGVELIGSESYLADAEVIILADKILKDVGVNFSLEIGHVGIMRHLLKPIGEDRASKVMRLIDKGDREGLESYLAEIRVNEDLRDKIFSLLELKGDESVIEEAKEIIDYDFGHLESLSALLRDVGVDFTLNLGIARGLDYYTGVVFECYAEGLGAQKQVCGGGSYELSSLFGGPVTPSTGFAIGFDRVCEACSVEAGEKSVVAVVSFKGLESQAFRVASMLRERGFTAVVDVMGRNLKKQMSFASEMGVKYAVILGPDEVKSGRVAIKNLETQEQVVVAEEELFSILQ from the coding sequence GTGAAAATCGAACGACCCAGAGGCACGAGAGATTTTCTTCCTGACGAGATGGAGAGAAGGAGAGAAATAGAGAAGCGAATGAGAAAAATCGCCGAGAGCTTCGGATACAGGGAGGTTGCAACGCCAACTTTCGAGTACCTCGAGCTTTTCACGAGGAAGTCCGGGGAGGGGATTATTGAGGAGATGTACGTTTTCAAGGACAAATCTGGCAGAGACCTCGCTCTAAGGCCTGAGCTTACCGCTCCGGTAATGAGGATGTTTGTAAACGAGTGCAGCGTGATGCCAAAGCCCCTCCGCTTTTACTACTTCGCAAACTGCTTCCGCTACGAGAGGCCGCAGAAGGGAAGGTATCGAGAATTCTGGCAGTTCGGCGTTGAGCTGATTGGTTCTGAATCGTACCTCGCAGATGCTGAAGTCATAATCCTTGCAGATAAAATCCTGAAAGATGTGGGAGTGAATTTCAGCCTTGAAATAGGCCACGTCGGCATCATGAGGCACCTCCTGAAGCCCATCGGTGAGGATAGGGCTTCAAAGGTGATGAGGCTGATTGATAAGGGGGACAGGGAGGGGCTTGAAAGCTACCTTGCCGAAATCAGGGTCAATGAAGATTTGAGGGACAAAATCTTCAGCCTGCTTGAGCTAAAGGGAGACGAGTCGGTTATTGAAGAGGCCAAGGAGATTATTGACTACGACTTCGGGCATCTTGAGAGTCTTTCCGCACTTCTCAGAGATGTTGGCGTGGACTTCACGCTCAACCTCGGAATAGCGAGGGGGCTCGACTACTACACGGGCGTCGTATTTGAGTGCTACGCTGAAGGGCTCGGAGCGCAGAAGCAGGTTTGCGGTGGAGGGAGCTACGAGCTTTCCTCACTTTTCGGCGGGCCTGTAACTCCTTCGACGGGATTCGCTATAGGCTTTGACAGGGTTTGTGAGGCTTGCAGCGTTGAAGCGGGAGAAAAGAGTGTTGTTGCCGTCGTCTCCTTTAAGGGGCTGGAAAGCCAGGCCTTCAGGGTTGCAAGCATGCTGAGGGAAAGGGGCTTCACTGCTGTTGTCGATGTGATGGGGAGAAATCTGAAAAAGCAGATGAGCTTTGCCAGCGAAATGGGGGTAAAGTATGCGGTCATACTCGGCCCGGATGAGGTTAAGAGTGGGAGAGTTGCGATAAAGAACCTCGAAACGCAGGAGCAGGTTGTTGTGGCTGAGGAGGAGCTTTTCAGCATCCTTCAGTAA
- a CDS encoding sulfite exporter TauE/SafE family protein produces MVAVGAVMNSGLVESLQVPLWEKWVILVFLFALIIGIIGPLSGVGGGVIFVGLGMAILPFNVDFIRGAGLVAALSTSLNSAPYFTKKGLANLRIVAPLVSVSTIFSVFGGVIGLWISNSFPEGSYYVKMSLGVVLLVLLLILSRSKNVEYPPPREKKDRLSEMIDLTGGWYEPTLNRIVTYEASNLPLAMLAFSGVGFLAGMFGLGAGWANVPILNLVMGLPLKAAVASSMLILAINDSASLWVYLANGAVLPIVVVPVVLGISIGSRIGSRLAAKTKPKVIKRLVIALIALSGVVNIIQGLSGIGLLNL; encoded by the coding sequence GTGGTTGCTGTTGGAGCAGTGATGAACAGCGGACTGGTGGAGAGTCTACAAGTGCCGCTGTGGGAAAAGTGGGTCATACTGGTATTCCTTTTTGCCCTAATCATTGGCATTATCGGACCACTATCAGGCGTCGGTGGTGGTGTGATTTTCGTGGGGCTGGGAATGGCGATACTTCCCTTCAACGTTGACTTTATCAGAGGTGCTGGGCTTGTTGCTGCTCTGTCAACCTCCCTGAACTCAGCGCCGTACTTCACCAAAAAAGGTCTGGCAAACCTGAGGATTGTTGCCCCTCTGGTGTCAGTATCCACAATATTCTCGGTTTTCGGTGGAGTAATCGGACTGTGGATATCCAACTCGTTTCCAGAGGGTTCATACTACGTCAAAATGAGTCTTGGCGTAGTTCTGCTCGTTTTGCTACTAATTCTCAGCAGGTCAAAGAACGTGGAGTACCCACCACCAAGGGAAAAGAAAGACCGGTTGTCAGAAATGATTGACCTAACTGGCGGATGGTACGAGCCGACCCTCAATAGAATCGTAACCTACGAAGCTTCCAACCTCCCCCTTGCGATGCTGGCCTTTTCAGGAGTCGGATTTCTTGCAGGTATGTTCGGTCTGGGAGCGGGATGGGCGAACGTCCCAATTTTGAACCTCGTGATGGGATTACCTTTAAAGGCTGCCGTTGCATCGAGTATGCTGATTCTGGCGATAAACGATTCAGCGTCGCTGTGGGTTTACCTCGCGAATGGTGCAGTTCTGCCAATCGTCGTTGTGCCGGTTGTGCTGGGGATAAGTATAGGTTCGAGGATTGGCTCAAGGCTGGCAGCCAAAACAAAGCCCAAAGTAATCAAAAGGCTCGTCATAGCACTGATAGCCCTTTCCGGAGTTGTAAACATAATTCAGGGTCTTTCTGGAATTGGATTGCTAAATTTGTGA
- a CDS encoding enoyl-CoA hydratase-related protein translates to MKNLKYQERGKVGIISLNRPETRNALSLELLQELEDLIRKISEERLVRVVVIRGEGRAFSSGHDLKEILDRHPIEVEKLFNQCYRAMLAIRDAPQPYIAMVQGVATAAGCQLVAACDMAVAAKSALFATPGVKIGLFCYTPIAFVSRAVGRKKAFEMGFTGEFITADEALQFGLVNRVVEDEKLEEETMKLAESVARYSLNVLESGKRFFYKQLFMEDFQALAFATESISLYSSTEDAKEGIRAFFEKREPMWE, encoded by the coding sequence ATGAAAAATCTGAAGTACCAGGAAAGGGGGAAAGTCGGGATAATTTCACTAAACCGGCCCGAAACCAGAAACGCTCTGTCTCTCGAACTTCTTCAAGAGCTTGAAGACCTGATAAGGAAAATATCCGAGGAAAGGCTTGTGAGAGTCGTAGTAATTAGGGGAGAGGGAAGGGCTTTCTCCTCCGGGCACGACCTCAAAGAGATTCTCGACAGGCATCCGATAGAGGTTGAGAAACTCTTCAACCAGTGCTACAGGGCGATGCTCGCCATTAGAGATGCACCTCAGCCCTACATCGCCATGGTTCAGGGTGTTGCCACTGCCGCAGGCTGTCAACTCGTAGCAGCTTGCGATATGGCTGTAGCGGCAAAATCCGCCCTCTTTGCAACTCCCGGTGTAAAAATAGGCCTCTTCTGCTACACGCCAATAGCCTTCGTAAGCAGAGCGGTTGGACGGAAGAAAGCCTTTGAGATGGGCTTCACGGGGGAATTCATTACTGCTGATGAAGCTTTGCAGTTCGGGCTCGTAAACAGGGTTGTTGAGGATGAAAAGCTTGAGGAGGAAACCATGAAGCTTGCCGAAAGTGTTGCGAGATACAGCCTAAATGTCCTTGAATCGGGAAAGAGGTTCTTCTACAAGCAGCTATTTATGGAGGACTTTCAGGCATTGGCCTTTGCAACAGAGTCCATTTCACTGTACAGCTCCACGGAAGATGCTAAAGAGGGGATAAGGGCCTTCTTTGAGAAAAGGGAGCCGATGTGGGAATGA
- a CDS encoding rubrerythrin family protein encodes MVVKKQMTRKFLEDAFAGESQAHMRYMIFADVAENEGYPKIAKLFRAIAFAELVHARNHYRALGNVGSTVDNLQKAIEGESYEVEEMYPVFNNAAKFQGESEAEKSTYYALSAEKIHEELYRKAKELASQEKDMELEKVFICPVCGFTAVDEAPEFCPVCGTKREMFVEF; translated from the coding sequence ATGGTTGTGAAAAAGCAGATGACGAGGAAGTTTTTGGAGGATGCCTTTGCTGGAGAAAGCCAGGCACACATGCGCTACATGATTTTCGCAGATGTGGCGGAGAATGAAGGATATCCGAAAATTGCAAAGCTTTTCAGGGCTATTGCCTTTGCAGAGCTCGTTCACGCGAGGAATCACTACAGAGCTCTGGGCAATGTCGGCAGCACGGTCGACAATCTTCAGAAGGCGATTGAGGGTGAGAGCTACGAGGTTGAGGAGATGTATCCCGTTTTCAACAACGCCGCAAAGTTCCAGGGGGAGAGCGAAGCTGAAAAGTCCACCTATTACGCCCTGTCGGCAGAGAAAATCCACGAGGAGCTTTACAGGAAGGCTAAAGAGCTTGCGAGTCAGGAAAAAGACATGGAGCTTGAAAAGGTCTTCATCTGCCCCGTCTGCGGTTTCACGGCGGTTGATGAGGCGCCTGAATTCTGCCCAGTTTGCGGCACAAAGAGGGAAATGTTTGTTGAATTTTAG